Proteins from one Mucilaginibacter jinjuensis genomic window:
- a CDS encoding class II glutamine amidotransferase gives MSDQIKHECGVAFIRLLKPLSYYQKKYGTALFGLNKLYLLMEKQHNRGQDGAGVATIKLDIEPGKRYISRHRSMAQNAVADIFEYIMKKFAEVEKEYPEKMKDAEWLKENMSFTGEVLLGHLRYGTHGKNSIENCHPFLRQNNWMTRNLVIAGNFNMTNVDELLQQLYDLGQHPKEKADTVTVLEKIGHFMDTEVQGLFDQFKREGNDDNIAITKMIADNMDVAKILKKSAKNWDGGYTIAGILGHGDAFVMRDPAGIRPAFYYANDEFVVATSERPAIQTAFNIPFEEVKEIQPGHALIVKKNGQVSEEQFSEPTVKKACSFERIYFSRGSDAAIYRERKQLGRLLCPQILDAVDNDIKNTVFSYIPNTAEIAFYGMVEGVNKYVKNYQRERLLNREDKISDDELSEVLALAPRVEKIAIKDVKLRTFITQDADRTEMVAHVYDTTYGLIKNSTDNLVVLDDSIVRGTTLKQSILKILDRLGPKKIVVVSSAPQIRYPDCYGIDMSRMGEFVAFEAAVSLLKESGREDMILDVYQKCVASKGTPAEKEQNFVKAIYEPFTDQEISDRIAKIITPKGTKAEIKVIYQTLDNLHTACPDHLGDWYFSGDYPTPGGNKVVNRAFVNWMEGKNQRAYM, from the coding sequence ATGAGCGATCAGATAAAACACGAATGTGGCGTTGCTTTTATTCGCCTATTAAAGCCTCTCTCTTACTACCAGAAGAAATACGGAACCGCGCTTTTTGGTTTAAACAAGCTGTATCTTTTGATGGAAAAACAACACAACCGTGGCCAGGATGGCGCAGGTGTTGCAACCATTAAATTAGATATTGAGCCTGGTAAACGCTATATAAGCCGTCACCGTTCTATGGCACAAAATGCCGTGGCAGACATTTTTGAGTACATCATGAAAAAGTTTGCCGAGGTAGAGAAAGAATACCCCGAAAAGATGAAGGATGCCGAGTGGCTGAAAGAGAATATGAGCTTTACCGGCGAAGTATTACTCGGACACCTGCGTTACGGTACTCACGGTAAAAACAGTATCGAAAACTGTCACCCCTTCCTTCGTCAGAACAACTGGATGACCCGTAACCTGGTAATTGCCGGTAACTTTAACATGACCAATGTTGATGAGTTACTACAGCAATTATACGACCTGGGCCAGCACCCGAAAGAAAAAGCCGATACGGTTACTGTATTGGAAAAAATCGGGCACTTTATGGATACCGAAGTACAGGGTTTGTTCGATCAGTTTAAGCGTGAAGGTAACGACGATAATATCGCTATCACCAAAATGATTGCTGATAATATGGATGTGGCCAAGATATTGAAAAAATCGGCCAAAAACTGGGATGGTGGTTACACCATTGCCGGTATACTGGGCCACGGTGATGCATTTGTAATGCGCGATCCGGCAGGTATCCGCCCGGCGTTCTATTATGCTAATGATGAGTTTGTGGTAGCTACTTCAGAGCGCCCTGCTATCCAGACAGCCTTTAATATTCCGTTTGAGGAGGTTAAAGAAATTCAACCTGGTCATGCGCTGATTGTTAAAAAGAACGGTCAGGTAAGCGAAGAGCAGTTTAGCGAACCTACTGTGAAAAAAGCATGTTCTTTTGAACGCATCTATTTTTCACGTGGTAGTGATGCCGCCATTTACCGCGAGCGTAAGCAATTGGGCAGGTTACTTTGTCCACAGATATTGGATGCTGTTGACAATGATATTAAGAACACCGTTTTCTCTTACATCCCCAACACTGCCGAGATTGCTTTTTATGGCATGGTAGAGGGTGTTAATAAATATGTAAAGAACTACCAACGCGAGCGCCTTTTAAACCGCGAGGATAAAATAAGCGACGACGAATTAAGCGAAGTATTGGCGCTTGCCCCACGCGTTGAGAAGATTGCGATTAAGGACGTTAAGCTGCGCACCTTTATTACCCAGGACGCCGACCGTACTGAGATGGTGGCACATGTTTATGATACTACTTACGGATTGATTAAAAATTCGACCGATAACTTGGTGGTATTGGATGACTCTATCGTTCGTGGTACTACATTGAAACAAAGTATCCTGAAAATTCTGGACAGGTTAGGCCCTAAGAAAATTGTTGTGGTATCATCGGCACCGCAAATCCGTTACCCGGATTGTTACGGTATTGATATGTCGCGCATGGGTGAGTTTGTTGCTTTTGAGGCAGCCGTGAGTTTATTGAAAGAAAGTGGCCGTGAAGATATGATTCTGGATGTTTACCAGAAATGTGTAGCCAGCAAAGGTACACCGGCAGAGAAAGAACAGAACTTTGTAAAAGCTATTTATGAGCCTTTTACAGATCAGGAAATATCAGATAGAATTGCTAAGATCATTACCCCTAAAGGTACTAAGGCAGAAATTAAAGTGATTTACCAAACACTTGATAACCTGCATACCGCTTGCCCTGATCATTTGGGCGACTGGTATTTCTCTGGCGATTACCCAACCCCGGGTGGTAACAAAGTTGTTAACCGCGCCTTTGTTAACTGGATGGAAGGTAAGAACCAAAGAGCTTATATGTAA
- a CDS encoding ammonium transporter has product MKRYLPFSLIIVILVLTFIHPSVDIKVAAPGDATHFDTGDIAWMLVSTALVLIMTPGLAFFYGGMVNKKNVISTMLQSLICMVIVTVMWVIFGFSLAFGDDVHGIIGNPATYFMMHGMLGNAVWPAAKTFPLILFAMYQLKFAIITPALITGAFAERIRFNSYLIFVVLFAIFVYSPLAHSTWHPDGFLNKLGVLDFAGGTVVHMSAGWAALASALFLKRRADVSHTPARITYVIIGTGLLWFGWFGFNAGSALGASALAATALATTTSAASAAGLTWVFFDMFRGRRPSAMGTCIGAVVGLVAITPAAGYVSVPHSLAIGIIAAIVSNMVVEWRTRTSIDDTLDVFPCHGVGGLVGMLLTGVFAHHNVNPAVTSNGLFFGETHLFLVQSLALVGVSIFAFFGSLLLLKITDIISPLRVSVDEEAVGLDISQHGEKL; this is encoded by the coding sequence ATGAAACGTTATCTCCCTTTCTCTCTCATTATCGTAATTCTAGTACTTACATTTATCCATCCTTCGGTTGATATTAAGGTTGCAGCACCTGGTGATGCAACTCATTTTGATACCGGCGACATTGCCTGGATGCTGGTTTCGACAGCCCTGGTATTGATTATGACACCCGGACTTGCCTTTTTCTATGGCGGTATGGTGAATAAGAAAAATGTGATCTCTACCATGTTGCAGAGTTTGATCTGTATGGTGATAGTTACCGTAATGTGGGTAATATTTGGATTTAGTTTAGCTTTTGGCGATGATGTGCACGGTATAATCGGTAACCCCGCCACTTATTTTATGATGCATGGTATGCTTGGCAATGCGGTGTGGCCTGCTGCCAAAACTTTCCCGCTAATACTGTTTGCCATGTACCAGCTAAAGTTTGCCATTATAACTCCAGCGCTAATTACCGGTGCGTTTGCAGAGCGTATCCGTTTTAACTCGTATCTTATATTTGTGGTATTGTTTGCTATTTTTGTTTATTCGCCTTTAGCGCATAGTACATGGCACCCGGATGGTTTCCTGAATAAATTAGGCGTGTTGGATTTTGCCGGTGGAACGGTAGTACACATGTCGGCAGGCTGGGCAGCTTTGGCATCAGCTTTGTTTTTAAAGCGTAGGGCAGATGTTTCGCATACACCCGCACGTATTACTTATGTAATTATTGGTACAGGTTTATTATGGTTCGGTTGGTTTGGCTTTAATGCAGGTTCGGCGCTGGGTGCTTCGGCATTGGCAGCAACTGCGTTGGCTACTACTACGTCTGCGGCTTCGGCAGCCGGGTTAACCTGGGTTTTCTTCGATATGTTCCGCGGGCGCAGACCTTCGGCTATGGGGACTTGTATTGGCGCGGTGGTAGGCCTTGTGGCTATTACGCCGGCTGCAGGTTATGTATCTGTACCGCACTCACTGGCCATTGGTATTATTGCTGCTATTGTGAGTAATATGGTGGTTGAGTGGCGCACCCGCACTTCAATAGATGATACACTGGATGTATTTCCTTGCCACGGTGTTGGCGGTTTAGTTGGTATGCTGTTAACCGGTGTTTTTGCGCATCATAACGTAAATCCTGCTGTTACATCAAATGGTTTGTTTTTTGGCGAAACGCATTTATTTTTAGTACAATCTTTGGCTTTAGTAGGCGTTTCAATTTTTGCATTTTTTGGTTCGTTATTATTGCTAAAAATTACCGATATTATATCGCCGTTACGCGTGTCTGTTGATGAGGAAGCCGTAGGGCTTGATATTAGCCAGCATGGCGAAAAATTATAG
- a CDS encoding LysE family translocator: MIEAIFSGIGIGIVLTFLTGPVFFALIKTSIDKGFHAGVALALGVVSSDVVFVGAIIFGSQFFDVPPKVKVWLGVVGCVILFTIGIYYMFKKAEVSYNSHTPASVNRAGYFFKGFLMCIFNPSLLFHWITVIGTASTMYHVGVHNRQLKIAIMFATILAVQFGMDTVKAFYANKLRDRISVTFVHKLNYVAGIALIIASFVILDKLVTHFVFSPIPTND; this comes from the coding sequence ATGATAGAAGCTATATTTTCGGGCATCGGCATTGGGATTGTATTAACCTTCTTAACCGGCCCGGTATTTTTTGCGCTTATTAAAACCAGTATCGATAAAGGTTTTCATGCCGGAGTTGCCCTGGCACTCGGTGTGGTATCGAGCGATGTGGTATTTGTTGGCGCTATAATATTCGGTTCCCAGTTTTTTGATGTGCCGCCAAAGGTCAAGGTCTGGCTTGGGGTCGTCGGTTGCGTAATACTCTTTACCATAGGCATTTACTACATGTTTAAGAAAGCCGAGGTGAGCTATAATTCGCATACACCAGCCAGCGTTAACCGGGCAGGCTATTTTTTCAAAGGTTTTTTGATGTGCATCTTCAACCCCAGCCTGCTCTTCCATTGGATAACGGTTATCGGTACAGCCAGTACCATGTACCACGTTGGCGTACACAACAGGCAGTTAAAAATTGCCATTATGTTTGCCACCATCCTTGCGGTTCAATTCGGTATGGATACCGTAAAAGCCTTCTACGCCAACAAACTCCGCGACCGTATCTCAGTCACCTTCGTCCACAAACTTAACTACGTTGCCGGCATAGCCCTTATTATAGCCTCATTTGTAATTTTAGACAAGCTGGTTACCCACTTTGTATTTTCCCCAATACCGACTAATGATTGA